In Longimicrobium sp., a single genomic region encodes these proteins:
- a CDS encoding Ig-like domain-containing protein — MPIPPVFRRIFPALLLFAAACSDTTQPAPTPGAGTPARVAVVAGDAQLGTPGNPLAAPLTVLVADSAGRPVQGVSVVWTVEEDAGTLSVDSVRSGADGRASATWTLGPYIGEWTATATVGGLAPAVFHGTAGGPIHVRILTPAAGVTLDDVPLEVEVPHESDVKDVWVVTPDYTAELQLAGDSATRLRWKALLSFIHAAGPRRLRVFARDVRGNTAMAAVTVVHDAPMQINVLQPATPVLAGEVQVRATCFDDNPGGCRSLEAFVRVGGVETRIAQGVDSVSTTYSVAGVTEPSLQFVFRASNGFGATAAVERSFSVVHHSWVLVVSVDGALIDASPDWAIYVTDPPYYDFLRLLNVRTGHNQPLAAESNIGAEMPGSVTEAGAIVDFGPHIIAEKPEGVQEWGGSGIHETGGQSPLGRGRWAAFIGGFSRSCVVVRDDVRNRTVAETPDSLVAEGYDLAEDGTVALSASVRTGYCISPHPQLFVWRGGAPERLTSDTTTAVRGPVTDGTSFLFLREVRAGAGAAHRLMYLGAAGEQVLTPDLPATTSASFGTRPAIFPRTDYQLLNGWAAFQFPDASGAFHTFVRTPAGDVHPVWPGAPAGTRFVSVGPRGEVLLSANGTLYLSDSPHTTATDVGVWGTIKHAKWIDGKLYLVKDGGLYRLDRP, encoded by the coding sequence ATGCCGATCCCCCCCGTCTTCCGCCGCATCTTCCCCGCCCTGCTCCTGTTCGCGGCGGCCTGCAGCGACACCACGCAGCCCGCCCCGACTCCCGGGGCCGGCACGCCCGCCCGCGTCGCCGTGGTCGCGGGCGACGCGCAGCTCGGCACGCCGGGAAACCCGCTGGCCGCGCCGCTGACGGTGCTGGTGGCCGATTCGGCGGGGCGCCCGGTGCAGGGGGTGTCGGTGGTGTGGACGGTGGAGGAGGATGCCGGAACGCTGAGCGTGGACTCGGTGCGCAGCGGCGCCGACGGCCGCGCGAGCGCCACCTGGACGCTGGGCCCCTACATCGGCGAGTGGACCGCGACGGCCACGGTGGGCGGGCTCGCCCCGGCGGTCTTCCACGGCACGGCCGGCGGGCCCATCCACGTGCGCATCCTCACCCCGGCCGCGGGGGTGACGCTGGACGACGTGCCGCTCGAGGTGGAGGTGCCGCACGAGAGCGACGTGAAGGACGTGTGGGTGGTCACGCCCGACTACACCGCCGAGCTTCAGCTGGCGGGAGATTCGGCCACGCGCCTGCGCTGGAAAGCCCTCCTTTCGTTCATCCACGCGGCGGGGCCGCGGCGGCTGCGGGTGTTCGCCCGCGACGTACGGGGAAACACGGCCATGGCCGCGGTCACGGTGGTGCACGACGCGCCCATGCAGATCAACGTCCTGCAGCCGGCGACCCCCGTGCTGGCCGGCGAGGTCCAGGTCCGGGCCACCTGCTTCGACGACAACCCGGGCGGCTGCCGCTCGCTCGAGGCGTTCGTCCGCGTGGGCGGCGTGGAAACACGCATCGCGCAGGGGGTCGACTCCGTCTCCACCACCTACTCGGTGGCCGGGGTGACGGAGCCGTCGCTGCAGTTCGTCTTCCGCGCCAGCAACGGGTTCGGCGCCACGGCGGCGGTGGAGCGGAGCTTCTCCGTTGTGCACCACTCGTGGGTGCTGGTGGTCTCCGTCGACGGCGCCCTCATCGACGCGTCGCCGGACTGGGCGATCTACGTGACGGACCCGCCGTACTACGACTTCCTGCGGCTGCTGAACGTGCGCACCGGCCATAACCAGCCGCTCGCGGCCGAAAGCAACATCGGCGCGGAGATGCCGGGATCGGTGACCGAGGCGGGCGCCATCGTGGACTTCGGGCCGCACATCATCGCCGAGAAGCCGGAAGGCGTGCAGGAGTGGGGCGGCAGCGGCATCCACGAGACGGGAGGGCAATCGCCGCTGGGCCGCGGCCGCTGGGCCGCGTTCATCGGGGGGTTCTCGAGGTCGTGCGTGGTGGTCCGCGACGACGTGCGGAACAGGACGGTGGCCGAGACGCCCGATTCGCTGGTGGCGGAGGGATACGACCTGGCCGAGGACGGGACGGTGGCGCTGTCCGCTTCCGTCCGCACCGGCTACTGCATCAGCCCCCACCCGCAGCTGTTCGTCTGGCGGGGAGGCGCGCCGGAGCGGCTGACGTCCGACACCACGACCGCGGTGCGCGGCCCGGTGACGGACGGAACGTCGTTCCTGTTCCTGCGCGAGGTGCGGGCCGGGGCGGGAGCAGCCCACCGCCTGATGTACCTGGGCGCGGCCGGCGAGCAGGTCCTCACCCCGGACCTTCCCGCCACCACCAGCGCGAGCTTCGGCACCCGCCCCGCCATCTTCCCCCGGACGGACTACCAGCTCCTGAACGGCTGGGCGGCCTTCCAGTTCCCCGACGCGTCGGGCGCGTTCCACACCTTCGTGCGCACGCCCGCGGGCGACGTGCACCCGGTGTGGCCCGGCGCGCCCGCGGGCACCCGGTTCGTTTCCGTGGGGCCGCGGGGCGAGGTGCTGCTCTCCGCGAACGGCACCCTGTACCTCTCGGACTCGCCCCACACCACCGCGACGGACGTCGGCGTCTGGGGCACCATCAAACACGCGAAGTGGATCGACGGCAAGCTGTACCTGGTGAAGGACGGCGGCCTGTACCGCCTCGACCGGCCGTAG
- a CDS encoding DUF885 domain-containing protein: MRRHVLAAAALLALAPSLPLAAQGTPAERLHRIFSDEWELRLRENPLLATSMGDRRFNDRLPEVGLAAEARRTEAARGFLARVRAVPRDSLARDEQINRDIFERQMRDRIESAGLLDHLIPITNREGFHTWFPELPDEVPLRTAEDYRNYISRLRAFRQYAAGHIELMREGMRRGMVLPRVSLEGIEGVLQPQIVDDPAKSLLWKPFTQFPATVPEAERPALMAAAREAITTGVVAGYRDFLQFIQREYRPAARAGFGASELPNGRAYYAYLVRHYTTLDEATPEQVHATGLREVARIRAGMDSVMRATGWTGDFAGFVRMLRTDPRFYVATPEALLEKNSYFLKRMDGELPRLVGRLPRMSYGIRTIPDYIAPRTTTAYYGQPSGDGTRAGTYWVNVYDLPSRPLYEIEALASHEAVPGHHLQLALQQELENIPNFRRYGGVTAFVEGWALYAESLGKEVGFYRDPYSEFGRLSYEMWRACRLVVDTGIHAQGWTRQQAIDFMAENSALTMTNITNEVDRYIAWPGQALAYKTGQMKIRELRTEAERELGPRFDVRRFHDVVLGSGSIPLGVLEDNVRLWIAQEKARP; encoded by the coding sequence ATGAGACGACACGTCCTTGCCGCGGCCGCGCTGCTGGCGCTCGCTCCCTCGCTGCCGCTGGCCGCGCAGGGGACGCCGGCCGAGCGGCTGCACCGCATCTTCAGCGACGAGTGGGAGCTGCGGCTGCGGGAGAATCCCCTCCTCGCCACGTCGATGGGCGACCGGCGCTTCAACGACCGGCTCCCGGAGGTGGGGCTCGCCGCGGAGGCGCGGCGGACCGAGGCGGCGCGCGGGTTCCTGGCCCGCGTGCGCGCCGTCCCGCGCGACTCGCTGGCGCGCGACGAGCAGATCAACCGCGACATCTTCGAGCGGCAGATGCGGGACCGCATCGAGTCGGCCGGGCTGCTGGACCACCTCATCCCCATCACCAACCGCGAGGGGTTCCACACCTGGTTTCCCGAGCTCCCCGACGAGGTGCCGCTCCGGACGGCGGAGGACTACCGCAACTACATCTCCCGCCTGCGCGCCTTCCGGCAGTACGCGGCGGGGCACATCGAGCTGATGCGCGAGGGAATGCGGCGGGGGATGGTGCTGCCGCGCGTGTCGCTGGAGGGGATCGAGGGCGTCCTCCAGCCGCAGATCGTGGACGACCCCGCGAAGAGCCTGCTCTGGAAGCCGTTCACGCAGTTCCCCGCGACCGTGCCCGAGGCCGAGCGCCCGGCGCTGATGGCCGCCGCGCGCGAGGCGATCACCACGGGCGTGGTGGCCGGATACCGCGACTTCCTGCAGTTCATCCAGCGCGAGTACCGCCCGGCGGCGCGCGCGGGGTTCGGGGCCAGCGAACTGCCCAACGGGCGCGCCTACTACGCCTACCTCGTCCGCCACTACACCACGCTGGACGAGGCCACGCCCGAGCAGGTGCACGCCACCGGGCTGCGCGAGGTGGCCCGCATCCGCGCAGGGATGGACAGCGTGATGCGCGCCACCGGGTGGACGGGCGACTTCGCCGGCTTCGTGCGGATGCTGCGCACCGACCCGCGCTTCTACGTGGCCACACCCGAGGCGCTGCTGGAGAAGAACAGCTACTTCCTGAAGCGGATGGACGGCGAGCTTCCGCGCCTGGTCGGCCGGCTGCCGCGGATGAGCTACGGGATCAGGACGATCCCCGACTACATCGCGCCGCGCACCACGACCGCGTACTACGGCCAGCCCAGCGGCGACGGCACCCGCGCGGGAACGTACTGGGTGAACGTGTACGACCTTCCCAGCCGCCCGCTGTACGAGATCGAGGCGCTGGCGAGCCACGAGGCCGTTCCCGGCCACCATCTCCAGCTGGCGCTGCAGCAGGAGCTGGAGAACATCCCCAACTTCCGGCGCTACGGCGGGGTGACGGCGTTCGTGGAGGGATGGGCGCTGTACGCCGAGTCGCTGGGGAAGGAGGTGGGCTTCTACCGCGACCCGTACAGCGAGTTCGGGCGGCTGAGCTACGAGATGTGGCGCGCCTGCCGGCTGGTGGTGGACACCGGCATCCACGCGCAGGGGTGGACGCGGCAGCAGGCCATCGACTTCATGGCCGAGAACAGCGCGCTGACCATGACCAACATCACCAACGAGGTGGACCGCTACATCGCCTGGCCGGGGCAGGCGCTGGCGTACAAGACCGGGCAGATGAAGATCCGCGAGCTCAGGACCGAGGCCGAGCGCGAGCTGGGACCCCGGTTCGACGTGCGCCGCTTCCACGACGTGGTGCTCGGCAGCGGCTCCATCCCCCTGGGCGTGCTGGAGGACAACGTCCGCCTCTGGATCGCGCAGGAGAAGGCGCGGCCCTGA